From one Bradyrhizobium sp. Ash2021 genomic stretch:
- a CDS encoding response regulator: MSVLVLVVDDEPDVEALFRQQFRRDLRAQRFVMDFANSAADALARIASTIEQSLILILSDINMPGMTGLEMLPRVKEIRPEVPVIMITAYGDPETRRKAIAGGASGLLTKPIDFALLREEIDTRLERAG, encoded by the coding sequence GTGAGCGTTTTGGTTCTCGTGGTCGATGATGAGCCTGACGTCGAGGCGCTGTTTCGCCAGCAATTTCGCAGAGATTTGCGCGCCCAGCGTTTTGTGATGGATTTTGCCAATTCGGCGGCGGATGCGCTGGCGCGGATCGCCTCTACGATCGAGCAGTCGCTGATCCTGATCCTGTCCGACATCAACATGCCCGGCATGACCGGCCTCGAGATGCTGCCCAGGGTCAAGGAAATCCGGCCCGAGGTCCCCGTCATCATGATCACCGCCTACGGCGATCCCGAGACCAGGCGCAAGGCGATCGCCGGCGGCGCGAGCGGGTTATTGACCAAGCCGATCGATTTTGCGCTGCTGCGGGAAGAAATCGATACCCGCCTGGAGCGGGCCGGTTAG
- a CDS encoding MDR family MFS transporter, whose protein sequence is MNKYERQGRHSADIKTLPEDVAAELARMPTEVIDISDAPPIAPPAPLTPGEVRTILMSLLLTMFLAALDQTIVATALPTIGRQFQDVSNLSWVITAYLLASTAVAPVFGTLSDIYGRRVMIIVSLSLFVAGSILCAVAPNITVLILARGLQGLGGGGIMPVVQTVISDVVSPRERGQYQAYFSGVWMAAGLVGPVVGGVFAEHLHWSLIFWINVPLAVVSLAMLLPKMGKIPVFHRKRKVDWLGGVLLMASAVAVMLVLTWGGNRYLWLSPTILAMMGAAIALACAFVWHAGNTEEPFLPLSLLTRGTVVPYAMVAGACALGALIGLTVHLPLYYEVVYHLSASEAGLALIPLAAISTCGAAFAGRTMARAKHYKRVAIAGTSLATVFGIVLATTTLPLWGLLTILSLLALGLGTTFPVSVTSLQNAVARPQIGTVTGAMNFFRALMASFTVAAFAAILLMALGADISLAGEHRGPVNSIPVADMITAFHYVFGAAAVMLAGAALCMVAMEERPLAGPATVPAEMAE, encoded by the coding sequence ATGAACAAATACGAACGGCAGGGCCGTCACTCTGCTGACATCAAGACGTTGCCGGAAGACGTCGCCGCCGAGCTGGCGCGCATGCCGACCGAGGTCATCGACATCAGCGATGCCCCGCCGATCGCGCCGCCCGCGCCGCTGACGCCGGGCGAGGTCCGCACCATCCTGATGAGCTTGCTGCTGACGATGTTTTTGGCAGCCCTCGACCAGACCATCGTGGCGACCGCGCTGCCGACCATTGGCCGCCAGTTCCAGGACGTCTCCAATCTGTCCTGGGTGATCACGGCCTATCTCTTGGCGTCGACCGCGGTCGCGCCGGTCTTCGGTACGCTCAGCGACATCTACGGCCGCCGCGTCATGATCATCGTGTCGCTCAGCCTGTTCGTCGCGGGCTCGATCCTCTGTGCGGTGGCGCCGAACATTACGGTGCTGATTCTGGCGCGCGGCCTGCAGGGGCTCGGCGGCGGCGGCATCATGCCGGTGGTGCAGACCGTGATATCCGACGTGGTTAGTCCGCGCGAGCGCGGGCAGTACCAGGCCTATTTCAGCGGCGTGTGGATGGCGGCGGGGTTGGTCGGGCCGGTCGTCGGTGGCGTGTTCGCCGAGCATCTGCACTGGTCGCTGATCTTCTGGATCAACGTGCCGCTCGCGGTGGTGTCGCTGGCGATGCTGTTGCCGAAGATGGGCAAGATTCCGGTGTTCCATCGCAAGCGCAAGGTCGACTGGCTCGGCGGTGTGCTGCTGATGGCGTCCGCTGTCGCGGTCATGCTGGTGCTGACCTGGGGCGGCAACCGCTATCTCTGGCTGTCACCAACGATTCTCGCGATGATGGGCGCGGCGATCGCGCTGGCTTGTGCCTTTGTCTGGCACGCGGGAAATACCGAAGAGCCCTTCCTGCCGCTGTCGCTGCTGACGCGCGGGACGGTGGTGCCCTATGCGATGGTCGCCGGCGCCTGCGCGCTCGGTGCGCTGATCGGACTGACCGTGCATCTGCCGCTGTATTACGAGGTGGTCTACCATCTCAGCGCCAGCGAGGCGGGCCTTGCATTGATCCCGCTCGCCGCGATCTCGACCTGCGGCGCGGCGTTTGCCGGCCGCACCATGGCGCGCGCCAAGCACTATAAGCGCGTCGCCATCGCCGGAACGTCGCTGGCGACGGTTTTCGGAATTGTGCTGGCCACGACCACACTGCCGCTGTGGGGATTGTTGACGATCCTGTCGTTGCTCGCGCTCGGGCTTGGCACGACGTTCCCGGTCAGCGTGACGTCGCTGCAGAACGCGGTGGCGCGTCCGCAGATCGGCACCGTGACCGGCGCGATGAATTTCTTCCGCGCGCTGATGGCCTCGTTCACGGTCGCGGCGTTCGCGGCGATCCTGCTGATGGCGCTGGGCGCGGACATTTCGCTCGCCGGCGAACATCGCGGCCCCGTGAACTCGATCCCCGTCGCCGACATGATCACGGCGTTCCACTACGTGTTCGGCGCCGCTGCCGTAATGCTCGCCGGCGCCGCGCTGTGCATGGTCGCGATGGAAGAACGGCCGCTGGCCGGTCCTGCGACGGTGCCCGCGGAGATGGCGGAGTAG
- a CDS encoding PBP1A family penicillin-binding protein, translating into MREIIPARWKNRIQNFFLDLDARIDSTLFSSGKGLRELYERYSTFMDRFYVGRWKRWVFIEPLSEAATIGLGGSILMLALAVPAFRETADDDWLKKSDLAVTFLDRYGNPIGSRGIKHNDSIPLEDFPDNLIKATLATEDRRFYDHFGIDIAGTARALLTNAQAGGVRQGGSSITQQLAKNLFLSNERTIERKVNEAFLAVWLETRLTKNEILKLYLDRAYMGGGTFGVDGAAHFYFNKSARDVNLAEAAMLAGLFKAPTKYAPHINLPAARARANVVLDNLVDAGFMTEGQVFGARRNPAFAVDRRDEASPNYYLDYAFDEMRKLVDTFPKSYTERVFVVRTAIDMNVQRAAEEAIENQLRQFGRDYHATQAATVVADLDGGVRAMVGGRDYGASQFNRAVDAYRQPGSSFKPYVYSTALMSGFTPNSTVVDGPVCLGNWCPQNYGHSYSGTVTLTQAITRSINVVPVKLSIAIGNYPKGQNPKNEWEAAKRGRAKIVEVARRFGIKAPLPDTPSLPIGADEVTVIEHAVAYATFPNKGKSVTPHAVLEVRTGAGDLVWRFDRDGKKPLQAIPASVASDMAGMMSHVVSEGTARRAALDGIPTAGKTGTTNAYRDAWFVGYTGNFTCAVWYGNDDYSPTNRMTGGSLPAQTWHDIMVAAHQGVEVREIPGIGMGTKLPQPTTPATIAANNAPKVLETKPGPPPVLTKRGADILVRVEKLLDEAGKTAGKTSSSDQAAPVSTGALAFPENYAAVGPGDQTAPAPRKN; encoded by the coding sequence GTGCGCGAGATCATTCCAGCGCGATGGAAAAACAGGATCCAGAACTTCTTTCTGGACCTGGACGCGCGCATCGACTCGACGCTGTTCTCGTCGGGCAAGGGCTTGCGCGAACTCTATGAGCGCTACTCGACCTTCATGGACCGCTTCTATGTCGGCCGCTGGAAGCGCTGGGTCTTCATCGAACCTTTGTCTGAAGCCGCCACCATCGGCCTCGGCGGTTCGATCCTGATGCTGGCGCTGGCGGTGCCGGCGTTTCGCGAAACTGCCGACGATGACTGGCTGAAGAAGTCCGATCTCGCGGTGACGTTCCTCGACCGCTACGGCAATCCGATCGGCAGCCGCGGCATCAAGCACAACGACTCGATCCCGCTGGAAGATTTTCCGGACAATCTGATCAAGGCGACGCTTGCGACCGAAGACCGCCGCTTCTACGACCATTTCGGCATCGACATCGCCGGCACCGCGCGCGCGCTCTTGACCAACGCGCAGGCCGGCGGCGTGCGCCAGGGCGGTTCGTCGATCACGCAGCAATTGGCGAAGAACCTGTTCCTCAGCAATGAGCGCACGATCGAGCGCAAGGTCAACGAGGCGTTCCTCGCGGTGTGGCTCGAGACCCGCCTCACCAAGAATGAAATCCTGAAGCTCTATCTCGACCGCGCCTACATGGGCGGGGGCACCTTTGGCGTCGACGGTGCGGCGCATTTCTATTTCAACAAGTCGGCGCGCGACGTCAATCTGGCGGAGGCCGCGATGCTGGCCGGCCTGTTCAAGGCGCCGACCAAATACGCGCCGCACATCAACCTGCCCGCGGCGCGCGCCCGCGCCAACGTGGTGCTGGACAACCTCGTCGACGCCGGCTTCATGACCGAAGGCCAGGTGTTCGGTGCGCGGCGCAATCCGGCCTTCGCCGTCGACCGCCGCGACGAGGCTTCGCCGAACTATTATCTCGACTACGCCTTCGACGAGATGCGCAAGCTGGTCGATACGTTCCCGAAATCCTACACCGAACGCGTCTTCGTGGTCCGCACCGCGATCGACATGAACGTGCAGCGCGCCGCCGAAGAAGCCATCGAGAACCAGTTGCGCCAGTTCGGCCGCGACTATCACGCGACCCAGGCCGCCACCGTGGTCGCCGATCTCGACGGCGGCGTCCGCGCCATGGTCGGCGGACGCGACTATGGCGCAAGCCAGTTCAACCGTGCGGTCGATGCCTACCGGCAGCCCGGCTCGTCGTTCAAGCCCTATGTCTATTCGACCGCGCTGATGAGCGGCTTCACGCCGAACTCGACCGTGGTCGACGGCCCGGTCTGCCTCGGCAACTGGTGTCCGCAAAATTATGGCCACTCCTACTCCGGGACGGTGACCCTGACGCAGGCGATCACCCGCTCGATCAACGTGGTGCCGGTCAAGCTGTCGATCGCGATCGGCAATTATCCGAAGGGCCAGAATCCGAAAAACGAGTGGGAGGCCGCCAAGAGGGGCCGCGCCAAGATCGTGGAAGTGGCGCGCCGCTTCGGCATCAAGGCGCCGCTGCCGGATACGCCCTCACTGCCGATCGGCGCCGACGAAGTCACCGTGATCGAACATGCTGTCGCCTACGCGACCTTCCCCAACAAGGGCAAGTCAGTGACGCCGCACGCGGTGCTGGAAGTGCGAACCGGCGCCGGCGACCTGGTCTGGCGCTTCGACCGCGACGGCAAGAAGCCGCTGCAGGCGATCCCGGCCTCGGTCGCATCCGATATGGCGGGCATGATGAGCCACGTCGTCAGCGAAGGCACCGCGCGGCGCGCGGCGCTCGACGGCATTCCCACCGCCGGCAAGACCGGCACCACCAACGCGTATCGCGACGCCTGGTTCGTCGGCTATACCGGCAACTTCACCTGCGCGGTCTGGTACGGCAATGACGACTATTCGCCGACCAACCGCATGACCGGCGGCTCACTGCCGGCGCAGACCTGGCACGACATCATGGTCGCGGCGCATCAGGGCGTGGAAGTCCGGGAGATCCCGGGCATCGGCATGGGCACGAAACTGCCGCAACCGACGACGCCGGCGACGATCGCGGCCAACAACGCGCCGAAGGTGCTGGAGACCAAGCCGGGACCGCCGCCGGTCCTGACCAAGCGCGGCGCGGATATCCTGGTGCGCGTGGAAAAACTGCTCGACGAGGCCGGCAAGACCGCGGGCAAGACGTCGTCCAGCGATCAGGCGGCGCCGGTCTCGACGGGCGCGCTGGCGTTCCCGGAGAACTACGCAGCGGTGGGACCGGGCGACCAGACCGCGCCTGCGCCGCGGAAGAACTAG
- a CDS encoding YcgN family cysteine cluster protein, with product MTAPPKPPSTQEGFFWKTKTLEEMSNVEWESLCDGCARCCLEKLEDEDTGKIYFTHVSCKLLDSGLCACKDYPNRSDKVPDCVRLTPENVRTLNWLPPSCGYRLVAEGRDLYWWHPLISGDPNTVHEAGVSVRGRVQGTENEIADADLEDHIVQWPAQLPKRARLKKRPKA from the coding sequence ATGACCGCACCGCCTAAACCGCCCTCCACCCAGGAAGGATTCTTCTGGAAAACCAAGACGTTGGAGGAGATGTCCAATGTTGAATGGGAGAGCCTGTGCGACGGCTGCGCGCGCTGCTGCCTGGAGAAGCTAGAGGACGAGGATACCGGCAAGATCTATTTCACCCATGTCTCCTGCAAGCTGCTCGATTCCGGGCTGTGCGCCTGCAAGGACTACCCCAACCGTTCCGACAAGGTTCCCGACTGCGTCCGGCTGACCCCGGAAAATGTCCGCACCCTGAACTGGCTGCCGCCGAGCTGCGGCTACAGACTGGTCGCCGAAGGCCGCGATTTGTACTGGTGGCACCCGCTGATTTCCGGCGACCCCAATACTGTGCATGAAGCCGGGGTTTCCGTGCGCGGGCGGGTGCAGGGCACCGAGAACGAGATCGCGGATGCCGATCTCGAGGATCACATCGTGCAATGGCCGGCGCAGTTGCCGAAGCGGGCGCGGCTGAAAAAGCGGCCGAAAGCCTGA